A single window of Vibrio sp. SCSIO 43137 DNA harbors:
- a CDS encoding CvfB family protein, with the protein MIKVGQINSLEVQKIEDFGIFLDADDYGSVMLARRLAPEQVTVGEKLDVFLFFDADNQLTATTETPIAQVGEWGLMKIVGVNSTGAFVDWGVAQKDLLVPFSEQRARYREGQNILVYVYTDKASGRIVGTTKFNKLLDKTPANYSRNQQVELLIAERSDLGYKAIINGSHWGMIFPSDVFGKLFIGKRLKGYIKNVRADGKIDLALQKIGTGKMDDLSEKILDLLEKKDGFLPLNDKSTPDAIFSVFRTSKGTFKKSIGALYKAGKITLEKEGIRLKNS; encoded by the coding sequence ATGATAAAAGTTGGTCAGATTAATTCCCTTGAAGTACAGAAAATTGAAGATTTCGGTATCTTTCTAGATGCAGACGATTACGGCAGTGTCATGCTTGCCAGACGTTTGGCTCCTGAACAGGTCACTGTGGGAGAAAAACTGGACGTTTTTCTGTTCTTTGATGCTGATAACCAGCTAACGGCAACCACCGAAACCCCAATTGCGCAGGTAGGCGAATGGGGATTAATGAAAATTGTCGGTGTTAATAGTACCGGTGCTTTTGTTGACTGGGGCGTGGCCCAAAAAGATCTTCTTGTACCATTCAGTGAGCAGCGTGCACGTTACCGTGAAGGACAGAACATTCTGGTTTATGTCTATACCGATAAAGCGTCCGGCCGAATCGTGGGTACAACCAAGTTCAATAAACTGCTTGATAAAACGCCGGCAAATTACAGCAGAAACCAGCAGGTGGAGCTACTCATCGCTGAGCGTAGTGATCTCGGTTATAAAGCCATCATTAACGGCAGCCACTGGGGAATGATTTTTCCTTCAGATGTGTTCGGAAAACTCTTTATCGGTAAGCGTCTAAAGGGTTATATCAAAAATGTCCGCGCTGACGGCAAAATCGATCTTGCACTACAGAAAATCGGCACCGGTAAGATGGATGATTTGAGTGAAAAGATTCTGGATTTATTAGAAAAGAAAGATGGCTTCCTGCCACTGAATGACAAATCGACACCGGATGCTATCTTCTCTGTATTCAGAACCAGTAAAGGTACCTTTAAAAAGAGTATTGGTGCGCTGTATAAAGCCGGTAAAATAACGCTGGAAAAAGAAGGTATTCGCCTGAAAAACAGTTAA